Proteins from a genomic interval of Sphingobacterium sp. SYP-B4668:
- a CDS encoding S66 peptidase family protein, which translates to MNKREFLKSLTIGTLAMPFSSLADEHSNAYILHAAQLLAPRLQKGETIGLIAPAGVLDMEESITIAREIFQVLGFRVKEGNHIRSRYGHLAGTDQERIADIHQMFSDREVKAIVCIRGGAGTSRLLDRLDYNMIAKNPKILLGYSDITALIMALYTKTGLVTFHGAVGISTWTNKVAKSFEAQFVDNILPIFANPVDKGDHIVQYKERITTWRPGQAEGILLGGNMTVLTGLCGSPYLPDFKDSILFLEEVDENIERVDRMFCQLRLSGILSVIKGFVFGKCTGCGPSGGYGSLTLEQVFRDYIEPLDIPAYSGAMIGHIADQFILPVGVRVRIDADKGTLEVLQPTLTS; encoded by the coding sequence ATGAACAAAAGGGAATTTCTGAAATCGTTAACAATCGGTACACTAGCAATGCCTTTTTCGAGTTTGGCCGATGAACATTCGAATGCCTACATACTGCATGCGGCACAATTGTTGGCCCCACGCCTCCAAAAAGGAGAGACGATTGGGTTAATAGCCCCTGCAGGTGTTTTGGATATGGAGGAGTCCATTACCATCGCTCGTGAAATATTCCAAGTGTTAGGATTTAGAGTTAAAGAAGGAAACCATATTCGCAGCCGCTATGGACATCTAGCCGGGACCGATCAAGAACGGATAGCAGATATCCATCAGATGTTCAGTGATCGCGAGGTAAAAGCCATAGTCTGTATTAGAGGTGGAGCGGGTACTTCCAGACTGCTAGATCGGCTGGACTACAACATGATCGCTAAAAATCCTAAAATACTGTTGGGATACTCTGATATTACGGCCTTGATCATGGCACTCTACACCAAAACGGGACTGGTTACTTTTCATGGTGCTGTAGGTATCAGCACATGGACCAACAAAGTCGCCAAATCCTTTGAAGCACAGTTTGTAGACAATATCCTTCCTATATTTGCTAATCCTGTCGACAAAGGTGACCATATTGTACAATATAAAGAACGTATTACAACATGGCGTCCAGGGCAGGCTGAAGGAATTCTCTTAGGTGGAAATATGACAGTATTAACCGGCTTGTGTGGTTCGCCCTATCTACCGGACTTTAAAGATTCTATACTTTTTCTTGAAGAAGTAGACGAGAATATCGAACGGGTAGATCGGATGTTTTGTCAGTTGAGATTGTCAGGTATACTATCGGTCATTAAAGGATTTGTCTTTGGTAAGTGCACAGGTTGTGGGCCATCAGGCGGCTACGGCTCACTGACACTAGAGCAAGTATTCAGAGACTATATCGAACCTTTGGATATCCCAGCCTATAGTGGTGCGATGATTGGACATATCGCGGACCAATTTATCTTGCCTGTTGGCGTTCGGGTTCGTATCGACGCTGATAAAGGGACGCTAGAAGTCTTACAACCAACATTGACCTCCTAA
- a CDS encoding Smr/MutS family protein, protein MARELPRPAKVVDLHPQAFLNDWEDYSADELLVESLDLLRTSLDQAIYWEYPEIKFIHGKGKGILRKEVYNELATYRSSGAISRYYPSYQNEDIVVVVIGI, encoded by the coding sequence ATGGCGAGAGAATTACCGAGACCTGCCAAGGTGGTGGATTTACATCCGCAGGCATTTTTGAATGACTGGGAAGACTATAGTGCCGATGAGCTGCTTGTAGAATCACTGGATTTACTTCGAACATCCCTTGATCAGGCCATTTATTGGGAGTATCCTGAGATTAAATTTATTCATGGAAAAGGCAAAGGTATTCTTCGAAAAGAGGTTTACAACGAACTTGCCACCTACAGGTCCAGTGGCGCTATATCCCGCTACTACCCTTCCTATCAAAATGAGGATATTGTAGTGGTTGTTATCGGTATTTAA
- a CDS encoding dihydroorotase — protein MSSLLIKSAHIVNEGTIKVADVYIKNGRIEKIAQELNIIADQEINAEGLHLLPGLIDDQVHFREPGLTYKADIWHESRAAVAGGTTSFMEMPNTVPNTLTQGLLQDKYDIGAQKSLANYSFFMGAANDNLEEVLKTNPRDVCGVKVFMGSSTGNMLVDNERALENIFANSPTLVATHCEDESTIRANMLMYKEQYGEEGLTIDMHPLIRSEEACYLSSSKAVELAKKNNTRLHILHISTGRETALFTNEIPLEQKRITAEACIHHMWFSDQDYATKGNFIKWNPAVKTATDRDQILNALLDGHIDVIATDHAPHTIEEKSKSYSAAPSGGPLVQHALQALLDMVSQGKMTLEQLVQKSAHNTAICFQIEERGFIREGYWADLVLVDLNKPYTVNKSNILSKCGWSPFEGHQFTSTITHTVVSGNLAYTNGNLIEYGTGQRLLFNR, from the coding sequence ATGTCTTCACTACTTATCAAATCTGCACATATTGTCAATGAAGGGACAATCAAAGTAGCAGATGTCTATATTAAAAACGGTCGAATCGAAAAGATAGCCCAGGAGTTAAATATCATTGCCGATCAAGAGATCAATGCTGAAGGATTGCATTTACTGCCCGGGTTGATCGACGACCAAGTGCATTTTCGTGAACCTGGCCTTACCTACAAGGCTGATATATGGCACGAGAGTCGTGCAGCCGTAGCTGGAGGGACTACCTCCTTTATGGAGATGCCAAATACTGTACCCAATACCTTGACCCAAGGACTTCTTCAAGATAAGTACGATATTGGTGCCCAAAAGTCACTGGCCAACTATTCTTTTTTCATGGGCGCCGCCAATGACAATTTGGAAGAAGTCCTCAAAACCAATCCTCGTGATGTCTGTGGTGTGAAGGTGTTTATGGGATCCTCCACTGGGAATATGTTGGTAGACAATGAGCGTGCTTTGGAAAATATCTTTGCTAATTCACCTACACTAGTTGCTACTCACTGCGAAGACGAGTCGACCATTCGTGCTAACATGTTGATGTATAAAGAACAATATGGAGAAGAAGGACTCACTATCGATATGCATCCCCTGATTCGATCGGAGGAGGCTTGTTACCTATCCTCTTCTAAAGCAGTGGAATTGGCAAAGAAAAATAATACGAGATTGCACATCCTGCATATATCCACAGGACGAGAGACGGCTCTTTTTACCAATGAGATTCCTCTTGAGCAAAAACGTATTACTGCTGAAGCATGTATACATCATATGTGGTTCTCCGATCAGGACTATGCTACGAAAGGCAATTTTATCAAATGGAATCCCGCAGTGAAAACGGCGACCGATCGCGACCAAATCCTAAACGCATTATTGGATGGTCATATAGATGTTATTGCGACAGATCATGCACCGCATACTATTGAGGAAAAATCAAAATCATACAGTGCCGCTCCTTCTGGAGGGCCTTTGGTGCAACACGCACTACAGGCTCTGTTGGATATGGTGAGCCAAGGAAAGATGACATTAGAACAATTAGTTCAGAAGTCAGCACATAATACAGCCATCTGTTTTCAAATAGAGGAAAGAGGATTCATTCGCGAAGGGTATTGGGCCGATTTGGTATTAGTCGATCTCAATAAACCTTATACGGTCAATAAATCCAATATACTTTCTAAGTGCGGCTGGTCTCCATTTGAGGGACATCAGTTTACCTCCACTATTACACATACGGTAGTATCTGGAAATCTAGCATACACCAATGGAAACTTAATCGAGTACGGGACAGGACAGCGATTACTTTTTAATCGATAA
- a CDS encoding RagB/SusD family nutrient uptake outer membrane protein, whose product MKLRSLIYIVIAGSVITSTFSCTKLNEEFKGELEEGTSNVEPGALLITAYNSLNTPYQQEQRWVMQEVSTDAAMAPTRGGDWDDNGMHRAIHLHTWNADNGYMNNTFVSLGTAIYNAGNVLRYKPSAQQAAEARFIRALTMFDMLDLYGVVPIREGASLEDFRIAPEVLQPQAAIDYMVKDLTEIMNSLPENGPTEAYVANRNAAKVLLMKIHLNRGAFLNRQAPTFAAEDMNRVIALAKEITATGAYSVSAKGKYFDNFAPNNDVKSTENIYTLFNKNGERGGNVDRTWNTIAHYNMRPGGWNGWCTLSDYYDKFTDVDERRGIYYEYDADTTSNKSKKYHRQNVGFFAGQQYNWTTNQPLMARNPANAPLSFTREVTIRTSGATLETAGIRPMKYAFDYGVTGQRNNDWVVYRYSDVLLMQAEAILRGGTGAASDALDLVNDIRTNRGVTVFTTLTLDNLLDERARELYWEGWRRQDLIRFGKFLLAWQEKAADPDPKTLVYPIPSQQIAVNPNLVQNPGY is encoded by the coding sequence ATGAAACTAAGATCTTTAATATATATAGTAATTGCCGGTTCAGTCATCACAAGTACATTCTCCTGTACCAAACTGAATGAAGAGTTTAAGGGAGAATTGGAAGAAGGCACATCCAATGTAGAACCAGGAGCCTTATTGATTACAGCTTATAATTCACTAAACACACCATATCAGCAGGAGCAACGTTGGGTGATGCAGGAAGTCTCCACAGATGCTGCAATGGCACCCACTCGCGGTGGTGATTGGGATGATAATGGTATGCATCGCGCGATCCACCTGCATACTTGGAATGCTGATAATGGCTATATGAACAACACTTTCGTTAGCTTAGGAACAGCGATATATAATGCTGGAAATGTATTACGTTATAAGCCCAGTGCACAGCAGGCAGCGGAAGCTCGATTTATACGGGCACTAACGATGTTTGATATGTTGGATTTGTATGGTGTGGTTCCAATTAGAGAGGGAGCCTCATTAGAGGATTTTCGCATAGCCCCTGAGGTGTTACAACCACAAGCAGCTATTGATTATATGGTAAAGGACCTGACAGAAATAATGAACAGTCTACCAGAAAATGGACCTACCGAAGCTTATGTAGCGAATAGAAATGCTGCGAAAGTTTTGTTAATGAAGATTCATCTAAATAGAGGTGCATTTCTCAACAGACAAGCTCCTACTTTTGCGGCTGAAGATATGAATCGGGTTATTGCACTTGCAAAAGAAATAACAGCAACAGGTGCTTATAGTGTATCTGCAAAAGGTAAATATTTCGACAATTTTGCGCCCAACAATGATGTAAAGTCCACAGAGAATATTTACACCCTCTTCAATAAAAACGGAGAACGAGGTGGGAATGTGGATAGGACTTGGAATACCATTGCCCACTATAATATGCGACCTGGAGGTTGGAATGGTTGGTGTACATTATCGGACTATTACGACAAGTTTACGGATGTGGATGAAAGGAGAGGTATCTATTATGAATACGATGCCGATACGACTTCCAACAAAAGTAAAAAATACCATCGTCAGAATGTCGGTTTTTTTGCTGGACAACAATACAACTGGACGACCAATCAACCACTGATGGCTCGAAATCCTGCAAATGCACCATTGTCGTTTACCCGGGAAGTAACCATACGTACATCTGGAGCAACACTTGAAACAGCGGGTATCCGTCCTATGAAATACGCTTTTGATTATGGAGTGACTGGACAGCGCAACAACGATTGGGTCGTATATCGTTATTCAGATGTATTATTGATGCAAGCAGAGGCAATATTGAGAGGCGGGACAGGTGCAGCATCGGATGCCCTAGATTTAGTAAATGATATCCGTACCAATAGAGGAGTGACAGTTTTTACCACTTTAACATTGGACAATTTACTAGACGAACGAGCTCGTGAGCTCTATTGGGAAGGTTGGAGAAGACAGGATCTCATACGGTTCGGTAAGTTTTTACTAGCTTGGCAAGAAAAAGCTGCAGATCCTGATCCGAAGACACTCGTATATCCTATTCCCAGTCAACAGATCGCGGTCAATCCTAATCTAGTGCAAAATCCAGGGTACTAG
- a CDS encoding SusC/RagA family TonB-linked outer membrane protein: protein MKNKLLAQCVMTVTLLFVSLIVVAQTKVLTGKVVDETATPLAGATVKVKGSTIATSSSGEGIFSLDVPNDARSLEVSFIGYMTIEVPIVGNDMTITLQPNADHGLDEVVVIGYGTARKKDLTGAMVTIGAKDFNKGIMTSPDQLIQGKTPGVMVINNTGQPGGSTTVRIRGNSSIRASNNPLFVLDGVPMSGNSPLPEGRGGFSSDRGNPLTYLNPGDIASMDILKDASATAIYGSRGANGVVIITTKKGKIGSPEVSIGASTGISSMREFPDVLNAARFREALSYYTPSEVANADFGSEEDAFKAITRNAVTQNYYADVAGGTDHGKYRLSGGYLNQNGIILGSQLKKYTANFTGNFQFLESKKLGLDFAVFLTQMDNKYAPINAMVGSEGNVISQALQWNPTRPIRDENGNLTFVSTTTRNPLTSIEAFKDLATTNTMVVNIAPYYKITNDLEYRFIYSAMRQTGNRQGMYRAGLIDPSAESNEQAFNSNNGETNLQMTHMLSYNKQVNEDWSVNAVAGYEYLDYNYNNNIAFGGGFRYMGLDYFDYLQYSSVSTREISSYRSPTNQLQSFFARGGVNYLNRYLLTVTARRDGSTKFGENNKYAMFPSLALAWNIAEEEFLKSNTNISQLKLRLGWGKTGNQEFPSGASLNRLVFGNQSVSQANYGNADLKWETSTTLNAGLDFAFLDNRIYGSIDYFNKKTTDALFEQTLAQPAPAGRIWVNLDGEIVNKGVEVSLTGTIVKNTDWTWDLTGNATFLKNSVSGLVGYYETGALRGQGFSGVLGQRMVNGQPLNVWYLADYQGIDPQTGMSMYRGHDGSISSANDPAINKFYSNSPNPTTLVGISTNVSYKKVSLSANMNGAMGHYLFNNTAATTLGLSNLSSRNIGSAFFDTSVKESTSNSSAPSTRFLEKGDYLKLANLTLSYKLGDIGSTFKNLNVSLTGQNLFIITKYTGFDPEVNTDGATNGIPSLGIEYLPYPPARNILFGVNFSL, encoded by the coding sequence ATGAAAAACAAACTACTTGCACAATGCGTAATGACAGTGACATTACTGTTCGTATCCCTCATCGTCGTCGCTCAGACAAAAGTCTTGACGGGGAAGGTTGTGGACGAGACAGCAACCCCCCTCGCGGGCGCTACCGTTAAAGTTAAAGGAAGCACAATTGCTACAAGTTCAAGCGGAGAAGGAATCTTTTCACTGGATGTACCCAATGATGCTCGATCATTGGAAGTCTCTTTTATAGGTTACATGACGATAGAAGTACCGATTGTCGGTAATGATATGACCATTACCTTACAGCCGAATGCCGATCATGGATTAGATGAGGTGGTGGTAATTGGATACGGTACAGCTCGGAAGAAAGATTTAACAGGTGCGATGGTAACCATTGGAGCAAAGGACTTCAATAAAGGGATCATGACCAGCCCCGATCAATTGATTCAAGGAAAAACTCCAGGAGTAATGGTGATTAATAATACAGGACAACCGGGTGGCTCTACAACAGTGCGAATCAGGGGGAATTCCTCCATTAGAGCCAGTAACAATCCACTATTCGTATTAGATGGTGTACCCATGTCTGGTAATTCACCTTTGCCCGAAGGGCGCGGAGGATTCTCTTCAGATAGAGGAAATCCATTAACCTATCTAAATCCAGGTGATATAGCAAGTATGGACATCCTTAAGGATGCTTCTGCAACAGCGATTTATGGATCTCGGGGAGCAAATGGGGTTGTCATTATTACCACAAAGAAAGGAAAAATAGGATCTCCCGAGGTATCAATCGGTGCCTCGACGGGAATTTCGAGTATGCGTGAATTTCCGGACGTATTGAATGCAGCTAGATTTAGAGAAGCTTTAAGTTATTATACACCTTCCGAAGTAGCAAATGCAGATTTTGGTTCCGAAGAGGACGCATTTAAAGCCATTACCAGGAACGCAGTCACTCAAAACTATTATGCGGATGTTGCTGGCGGTACCGATCATGGGAAATATCGCTTGTCTGGTGGATATTTGAATCAAAATGGCATTATCTTAGGATCTCAACTCAAGAAATATACCGCCAATTTTACGGGTAACTTCCAGTTTTTAGAAAGTAAGAAATTAGGACTTGATTTTGCAGTGTTTTTGACCCAGATGGACAATAAATATGCACCTATCAATGCCATGGTAGGGTCAGAAGGCAATGTTATCTCACAAGCCTTGCAATGGAATCCTACTCGTCCTATAAGAGATGAGAATGGAAATTTGACCTTTGTCAGTACCACTACTCGTAATCCCCTGACCAGTATAGAGGCATTCAAAGATCTCGCAACTACCAATACAATGGTAGTCAATATCGCACCATATTACAAAATTACCAATGATTTGGAGTACCGTTTTATTTACAGTGCAATGCGTCAAACAGGTAATCGTCAAGGGATGTATAGAGCAGGACTCATTGATCCTTCCGCGGAAAGCAATGAGCAGGCATTCAATTCCAATAATGGAGAGACCAATTTGCAAATGACCCATATGCTTTCCTACAACAAGCAGGTTAACGAGGATTGGAGTGTAAATGCAGTAGCTGGATACGAATACCTAGACTACAATTATAACAATAATATAGCCTTTGGGGGCGGATTCCGATATATGGGACTTGATTATTTTGATTATTTACAGTATTCTTCTGTCTCTACCAGGGAGATCTCATCCTATAGAAGCCCTACCAATCAATTGCAATCCTTTTTTGCCCGTGGAGGAGTCAATTACCTCAATCGTTATTTATTAACCGTGACCGCAAGAAGAGATGGGTCCACCAAATTTGGAGAGAATAACAAATATGCTATGTTTCCCTCACTTGCTTTAGCTTGGAATATCGCTGAGGAGGAATTTCTTAAATCCAATACCAATATCAGTCAATTGAAATTGAGATTGGGCTGGGGTAAGACAGGCAACCAAGAGTTCCCTTCCGGTGCATCATTAAATAGGTTGGTTTTTGGAAATCAAAGTGTTAGTCAGGCCAATTATGGTAATGCTGATTTAAAATGGGAGACTTCGACTACTTTAAATGCAGGTCTCGATTTTGCATTCTTGGACAATCGTATCTACGGATCGATTGATTACTTTAATAAAAAGACAACCGATGCGCTATTTGAGCAGACACTCGCTCAACCTGCCCCTGCAGGCCGTATCTGGGTAAATCTCGATGGTGAAATTGTCAACAAAGGGGTAGAGGTTTCATTGACAGGGACCATTGTTAAAAATACCGATTGGACTTGGGACCTGACCGGTAATGCCACTTTTCTCAAAAATAGTGTAAGCGGACTAGTAGGATATTATGAAACGGGAGCTTTGAGAGGACAAGGATTTTCCGGTGTGTTAGGTCAGCGGATGGTTAATGGGCAGCCGTTGAACGTTTGGTACCTGGCCGATTATCAAGGTATAGATCCGCAAACGGGAATGAGTATGTACCGGGGGCATGATGGTAGCATTAGCAGCGCCAATGATCCAGCCATTAACAAATTCTATTCGAACAGTCCGAATCCGACGACCTTGGTCGGCATTTCAACCAATGTATCCTATAAGAAAGTTTCTCTTTCCGCCAATATGAATGGTGCTATGGGACATTATCTATTCAACAATACAGCAGCTACAACTTTAGGGTTAAGTAACCTATCCTCCCGAAATATCGGCTCAGCTTTTTTTGATACATCTGTTAAAGAGTCTACTTCCAATTCATCGGCTCCGTCAACTCGGTTTCTTGAAAAAGGAGATTACTTGAAGCTCGCTAACTTAACGCTGAGTTACAAATTGGGTGATATCGGTAGCACATTCAAAAACTTGAATGTTTCGCTAACTGGACAAAATCTCTTTATTATCACGAAATATACCGGATTTGACCCGGAGGTCAATACGGACGGTGCCACAAATGGTATTCCATCTTTGGGTATTGAGTATTTACCTTACCCTCCGGCCAGAAATATACTTTTCGGCGTTAATTTTTCTCTTTAA
- a CDS encoding M20/M25/M40 family metallo-hydrolase, whose protein sequence is MKRIVLLTLLHVIAVTSSAFGQQDSLMLDKIYHESFYNGEAYDNLRYLTKEIGNRIAGSPNADKAVIWSKGLMQKMDFDQVYLQDVQLPYWDRGPQEKAYIIDSKEPLTVLALGGSVATPPQGLEAEVIEVELLSDLKKHGDQVRGKIVFINKPWDESIVETGVAYGLNSSQRSRGPSESAKLGAVAFLFRSLSSSRADDFPHTGGTGYIKGIDSIPAMAISAVSAIKLSKALKANPTAKVYLEQHSSWKGVRHTHNVIAEWKGTQSPEKIITIGGHIDSWDVGEGAHDNGTGTMGTLDAIRTLMALGYKPKHTIRLVFYMNEENGVHGASAYGQVAKDKNEQIVAAIESDAGGFAPRGFDIKASADRVAWIQEHWKPLFEQKFWVSRFLQGSPGVDSGVWGRHFPNTIMFNFRPDPHRYFDLHHTAKDVFEAVDKRELQSGVAAIAALLYLVDQQIDQL, encoded by the coding sequence ATGAAAAGAATAGTTTTATTGACCCTACTCCATGTAATTGCTGTCACAAGTAGCGCTTTTGGACAACAAGATTCACTTATGTTAGATAAGATTTATCACGAATCCTTCTATAATGGCGAAGCATATGACAATTTGCGTTATCTCACAAAAGAGATTGGTAATCGGATTGCTGGCTCCCCAAATGCAGATAAGGCCGTAATATGGTCTAAGGGATTAATGCAAAAAATGGATTTTGATCAAGTTTATTTGCAGGATGTACAGCTTCCATATTGGGATCGAGGCCCCCAAGAGAAAGCATATATCATAGATTCGAAGGAACCGTTGACTGTTTTGGCCCTTGGTGGGTCGGTAGCTACACCACCTCAAGGCTTGGAAGCGGAAGTGATAGAAGTAGAGTTGTTAAGCGATTTGAAAAAACATGGTGACCAAGTGCGTGGGAAGATTGTATTCATCAATAAACCTTGGGACGAATCTATTGTCGAGACTGGAGTCGCCTATGGGTTGAATTCGAGCCAACGTAGTCGAGGACCATCAGAATCAGCTAAACTCGGTGCAGTTGCATTTTTGTTTCGTTCGTTGTCCTCTTCTCGAGCAGATGATTTTCCACATACAGGTGGCACCGGTTATATAAAAGGGATAGATAGCATCCCCGCTATGGCAATATCGGCAGTATCTGCTATTAAATTGAGTAAGGCCTTAAAAGCAAATCCAACTGCAAAAGTCTATTTAGAGCAACATTCGTCTTGGAAGGGAGTCCGCCATACCCATAATGTAATTGCAGAGTGGAAAGGCACTCAATCACCCGAAAAAATCATTACGATAGGCGGTCACATTGATTCTTGGGACGTTGGCGAAGGCGCCCATGATAATGGTACAGGGACGATGGGGACATTAGATGCCATTCGTACATTGATGGCATTGGGCTACAAACCCAAACATACCATACGTCTCGTATTTTACATGAATGAAGAGAATGGAGTACACGGTGCCTCCGCATACGGTCAGGTTGCCAAAGATAAAAATGAGCAAATCGTGGCGGCTATTGAAAGTGATGCGGGGGGATTTGCGCCTCGAGGATTTGACATTAAGGCATCTGCCGACCGTGTCGCTTGGATACAGGAGCATTGGAAGCCGCTCTTCGAACAAAAATTTTGGGTATCACGATTTCTTCAGGGGAGCCCAGGTGTAGATTCGGGCGTGTGGGGGCGTCATTTTCCGAATACAATCATGTTTAATTTCAGACCCGATCCACATCGCTACTTTGACTTACATCATACGGCCAAGGATGTCTTTGAAGCCGTCGATAAGCGAGAACTGCAATCTGGTGTAGCCGCAATTGCCGCTTTGTTGTACTTAGTAGATCAGCAGATCGATCAACTCTAA